From a single Miscanthus floridulus cultivar M001 chromosome 8, ASM1932011v1, whole genome shotgun sequence genomic region:
- the LOC136472912 gene encoding exocyst complex component EXO70A1-like has product MAAAKQILKSLAMSKNAADDMMHFLSTFGPRLHSLSSPETGEEEASGAVDDQEELEEEIAAAEEVILRGNSSSPSSGGMIADYLYAVDDAIAASGRSARAAAAVHAAMPRLEEEARSLLSSSSPSLRRLSLLSDDLGDATPDASPRHDGTLSPTAAAYVGAVAARMLRAGYGPELAQVYVSARRDALAESVAVLGVEAVAIEEVLRMEWSALDQRMRRWSHAMRAVVRTFLADERRLCDEVFASDEDLGNECFADVARGCVLQLLAFADAVAVSLRTTEKLYRTLGMYEALADVRPELEALFSDDAAREFFAGEVSSTVQQLGSTVRHTIEEFSHAIHGEASRKPVHGGEIHPMTRYVLNYCGLLADCRGTLDAVLGDAGLDDTATAAADGTAASTPSARCLRELLTLLLRNIDDKSRLYDDAGLQNIFLMNNLYYVVQKVRESPPLRELVGDDWLRRHRGQIRQYETGYLRASWTAVLSQLRRDDGAAARPPAGHRAPSGPSAKSFNAAFQELYRTQTAWKVADAQLREELRIAVSERLIPAYRAFLGQGSRHPARHVKCSLEDLEDYMLDFFEGAQKFVRW; this is encoded by the coding sequence ATGGCAGCCGCCAAGCAGATCTTGAAGAGCCTGGCTATGTCCAAGAACGCCGCCGACGACATGATGCACTTCCTGTCCACCTTCGGCCCGCGCTTGCACTCGCTCTCCTCTCCGGAGACAGGCGAGGAGGAGGCGTCCGGCGCTGTTGACGATCAAGAAGAGCTAGAAGAGGAGATCGCCGCCGCGGAGGAGGTCATCCTCCGGGGCAACTCCTCGTCGCCGTCGTCCGGCGGCATGATCGCTGACTACCTGTACGCCGTCGACGACGCCATCGCCGCGTCCGGTCGCtctgcccgcgccgccgccgccgtgcacgCCGCCATGCCGCGCCTGGAGGAGGAGGCGCGGTCCCtgctctcttcctcctctccctctctgcgGCGCCTCTCGCTGTTGTCGGACGACCTCGGCGACGCGACGCCTGATGCGTCCCCGCGCCACGACGGCACGCTCTCCCCGACCGCCGCGGCATACGTGGGCGCCGTCGCGGCCCGCATGCTGCGCGCCGGGTACGGGCCGGAGCTCGCGCAGGTGTACGTGTCCGCCCGCCGCGATGCGCTCGCGGAGTCCGTGGCGGTCCTCGGCGTCGAGGCCGTCGCCATCGAGGAGGTCCTCAGGATGGAGTGGTCGGCGCTCGACCAGAGGATGCGGCGGTGGAGCCACGCCATGAGGGCCGTGGTCAGGACCTTCCTCGCGGACGAACGCCGGCTCTGCGACGAGGTCTTCGCGTCGGACGAGGACCTCGGCAACGAGTGCTTCGCCGACGTCGCCAGGGGCTGCGTCCTGCAGCTGCTCGCCTTCGCGGACGCGGTCGCCGTGTCGCTGCGCACCACCGAGAAGCTGTACCGCACGCTCGGCATGTACGAGGCGCTCGCCGACGTGCGGCCGGAGCTGGAGGCGCTCTTCTCGGACGACGCCGCTCGCGAATTCTTCGCGGGCGAGGTCTCGAGCACCGTCCAGCAGCTGGGCTCCACTGTGCGCCACACCATCGAGGAGTTCAGCCACGCCATCCACGGCGAGGCGTCTCGGAAGCCCGTCCACGGCGGGGAGATCCACCCCATGACCCGCTACGTCCTCAACTACTGCGGCCTCCTCGCCGACTGCCGCGGCACCCTGGACGCGGTCCTCGGCGACGCCGGCCTCGACGacacagccaccgccgccgccgacggcacCGCAGCCTCGACGCCGTCCGCGCGCTGCCTCCGCGAGCTGCTCACGCTGCTGCTGCGCAACATCGACGACAAGTCCCGGCTGTACGACGACGCCGGGCTGCAGAACATCTTCCTGATGAACAACCTCTACTACGTGGTGCAGAAGGTGCGGGAGTCGCCGCCGCTGCGCGAGCTCGTCGGCGACGACTGGCTCCGGCGGCACCGCGGCCAGATCCGGCAGTACGAGACGGGTTACCTCCGGGCTTCCTGGACCGCCGTGCTGTCCCAGCTAAGGAGGGACGACGGCGCGGCGGCGAGGCCACCGGCAGGGCACAGGGCGCCGTCGGGCCCGTCGGCGAAGAGCTTCAACGCGGCGTTCCAGGAGCTGTACCGGACGCAGACGGCGTGGAAGGTGGCGGACGCCCAGCTCCGGGAGGAGCTGCGCATCGCGGTGTCGGAGCGGCTCATCCCGGCGTACCGGGCGTTCCTCGGGCAGGGCAGCCGGCACCCGGCGAGGCACGTCAAGTGCAGCCTCGAGGACCTCGAGGACTACATGCTGGACTTCTTCGAAGGCGCGCAGAAGTTTGTCAGGTGGTGA